In a single window of the Lagenorhynchus albirostris chromosome 19, mLagAlb1.1, whole genome shotgun sequence genome:
- the CBFA2T3 gene encoding protein CBFA2T3 isoform X3 produces the protein MPGSPAEVKTQPQATPPSMPPPPPAASQGATRHPPFTPHTNREDGPAMSLPHGRFHGCLKWSMVCLLMNGSSPSPTAVSGTPSTPSGFSNGPATSCTAALSTQQLPPACGARQLSKLKRFLATLQQFGSDISPEIGERVRTLVLGLVNSTLTIEEFHSKLQEATNFPLRPFVIPFLKANLPLLQRELLHCARLAKQTPAQYLAQHEQLLLDASASSPTDSSELLPEVNENGKRRTPDRTKENGSDRDPLHPDHLSKRPCTLSPAQRCSPSNGLPQPTPPPHYRLEDMAVAHHFRDSYRHLDPRELRERHRQLAVHGSRPEEVIDHRLTEREWSEEWKHLNNLLTCIMDMAEKTRRSLTVLRRCQEADREELNHWIRRHSDAAQDSKKGPAPAARPLGSSAGAEGSQLDVQRESVPRTLSSYVPEEIWRKAEEAVNEVKRQAMSELQKAVLDAERKAHELISMERAKMERALAEARRQASEDALTVVNQQEDSSESCWNCGRKASETCSGCNAARYCGSFCQHKDWEKHHHVCGQSLQGPSAAAAEPVPGQPDATPGLGPCLPPAAASPSEAGSTGPSRPGSPGPPGPLDAAPR, from the exons ATGCCTGGCTCCCCAGCCGAGGTGAAGACGCAGCCCCAGGCCACACCCCCCAGCATGCCACCCCCGCCGCCCGCCGCGTCCCAGGGGGCCACGCGACACCCCCCCTTCACACCCCACACAA ATCGAGAGGACGGGCCTGCGATGTCTCTGCCCCACGGCCGTTTTCATGGCTGCTTAAAATGGTCTATGGTCTGTCTTT TGATGAACGGCAGCAGCCCCTCGCCCACGGCCGTCAGCGGCACCCCATCCACGCCCAGCGGCTTCAGCAATGGCCCAGCCACCTCGTGCACCGCCGCGCTGTCCACGCAGCAGCTGCCCCCGGCCTGCGGGGCGCGGCAGCTCAGCAAACTCAAGCGCTTCCTGGCCACCCTGCAGCAGTTCGGCAGTGACATCTCCCCGGAGATCGGGGAGCGCGTGCGCACGCTGGTGCTGGGGCTCGTG aaCTCCACGCTGACCATCGAGGAGTTCCATTCCAAGCTCCAGGAGGCCACCAACTTCCCGCTGCGGCCATTCGTCATCCCCTTCCTGAAG GCTAACCTGCCCCTGCTGCAGCGGGAGCTCCTGCACTGCGCCCGCCTGGCAAAGCAGACCCCCGCCCAGTACCTGGCCCAGCACGAGCAGCTCCTGCTGGATGCCAGCGCCTCTTCCCCCACCGACTCCTCGGAGCTCCTACCGGAGGTCAACGAGAACGGCAAGAGGAGGACACCTGACAG GACCAAAGAGAACGGGTCAGACCGCGACCCTCTGCACCCGGACCACCTCAGCAAACGGCCGTGCACCCTGAGCCCCGCCCAGCGCTGCAGCCCCAGCAACGGGCTGCCCCAGCCCACGCCGCCTCCGCACTACCGCCTGGAGGACATGGCCGTGGCCCACCACTTCCGGGACTCCTACCGCCACCTCGACCCCCGGGAGCTGCGGGAGCGCCATCGGCAGCTGG CCGTGCACGGGTCCCGGCCTGAGGAAGTGATTGACCACAGGCTCACGGAGCGCGAGTGGTCAGAGGAGTGGAAGCACCTCAACAAC CTCCTGACCTGCATCATGGACATGGCCGAGAAGACGCGGCGCTCGCTCACCGTGCTGCGCCGCTGCCAGGAGGCCGACCGCGAGGAGCTCAACCACTGGATCCGGCGCCACAGTGACGCCGCCCAGGACAGCAAGAAGGGCCCCGCGCCCGCCGCCCGGCCCCTCGGCAGCTCCGCGGGCGCTGAGGGCTCTCAGCTAG ATGTCCAGCGGGAGTCCGTGCCTCGGACCCTGTCCAGCTACGTGCCCGAGGAGATCTGGAGAAAGGCTG AGGAAGCAGTGAACGAGGTGAAGCGGCAGGCGATGTCGGAGCTGCAGAAAGCCGTGCTGGACGCCGAGCGCAAGGCCCACGAGCTCATCAGCATGGAGCGAGCCAAGATGGAGCGGGCCCTGGCCGAGGCGCGGCGGCAGGCCTCCGAGGACGCCCTCACCGTGGTCAACCAGCAGGAGGACTCCAGCGAG AGCTGCTGGAACTGCGGGCGCAAGGCCAGCGAGACGTGCAGCGGCTGCAACGCGGCCCGCTACTGCGGCTCCTTCTGCCAGCACAAGGACTGGGAGAAGCATCATCACGTGTGCGGCCAGAGCCTGCAGGGCCCCTCGGCCGCAGCGGCCGAGCCAGTGCCCGGACAGCCCGACGCCACCCCAGGCCTgggcccctgcctgcccccgGCCGCCGCCAGCCCCAGCGAGGCGGGCTCCACGGGGCCCTCCCGCCCCGGCTCCCCCGGCCCGCCCGGCCCGCTGGACGCCGCGCCCCGCTGA
- the CBFA2T3 gene encoding protein CBFA2T3 isoform X1, protein MRVCQAACGRGVPGCGGPDCAAQSKAEGLLSPGHAWITSVLPPCRGPSLCVCKGGPWGPAALPRLQPASPRAVMNGSSPSPTAVSGTPSTPSGFSNGPATSCTAALSTQQLPPACGARQLSKLKRFLATLQQFGSDISPEIGERVRTLVLGLVNSTLTIEEFHSKLQEATNFPLRPFVIPFLKANLPLLQRELLHCARLAKQTPAQYLAQHEQLLLDASASSPTDSSELLPEVNENGKRRTPDRTKENGSDRDPLHPDHLSKRPCTLSPAQRCSPSNGLPQPTPPPHYRLEDMAVAHHFRDSYRHLDPRELRERHRQLAVHGSRPEEVIDHRLTEREWSEEWKHLNNLLTCIMDMAEKTRRSLTVLRRCQEADREELNHWIRRHSDAAQDSKKGPAPAARPLGSSAGAEGSQLDVQRESVPRTLSSYVPEEIWRKAEEAVNEVKRQAMSELQKAVLDAERKAHELISMERAKMERALAEARRQASEDALTVVNQQEDSSESCWNCGRKASETCSGCNAARYCGSFCQHKDWEKHHHVCGQSLQGPSAAAAEPVPGQPDATPGLGPCLPPAAASPSEAGSTGPSRPGSPGPPGPLDAAPR, encoded by the exons ATGCGTGTCTGCCAGGCAGCGTGCGGCCGTGGTGTCCCCGGGTGTGGAGGGCCTGACTGCGCGGCCCAGAGCAAAGCCGAGGGGCTGCTGAGCCCGGGCCACGCCTGGATCACGTCTGTGCTCCCACCCTGCCGGGGCCCCAGTTTGTGCGTCTGTAAAGGGGGTCCGTGGGGCCCGGCCGCCCTGCCGCGTCTTCAGCCCGCCTCTCCCCGCGCAGTGATGAACGGCAGCAGCCCCTCGCCCACGGCCGTCAGCGGCACCCCATCCACGCCCAGCGGCTTCAGCAATGGCCCAGCCACCTCGTGCACCGCCGCGCTGTCCACGCAGCAGCTGCCCCCGGCCTGCGGGGCGCGGCAGCTCAGCAAACTCAAGCGCTTCCTGGCCACCCTGCAGCAGTTCGGCAGTGACATCTCCCCGGAGATCGGGGAGCGCGTGCGCACGCTGGTGCTGGGGCTCGTG aaCTCCACGCTGACCATCGAGGAGTTCCATTCCAAGCTCCAGGAGGCCACCAACTTCCCGCTGCGGCCATTCGTCATCCCCTTCCTGAAG GCTAACCTGCCCCTGCTGCAGCGGGAGCTCCTGCACTGCGCCCGCCTGGCAAAGCAGACCCCCGCCCAGTACCTGGCCCAGCACGAGCAGCTCCTGCTGGATGCCAGCGCCTCTTCCCCCACCGACTCCTCGGAGCTCCTACCGGAGGTCAACGAGAACGGCAAGAGGAGGACACCTGACAG GACCAAAGAGAACGGGTCAGACCGCGACCCTCTGCACCCGGACCACCTCAGCAAACGGCCGTGCACCCTGAGCCCCGCCCAGCGCTGCAGCCCCAGCAACGGGCTGCCCCAGCCCACGCCGCCTCCGCACTACCGCCTGGAGGACATGGCCGTGGCCCACCACTTCCGGGACTCCTACCGCCACCTCGACCCCCGGGAGCTGCGGGAGCGCCATCGGCAGCTGG CCGTGCACGGGTCCCGGCCTGAGGAAGTGATTGACCACAGGCTCACGGAGCGCGAGTGGTCAGAGGAGTGGAAGCACCTCAACAAC CTCCTGACCTGCATCATGGACATGGCCGAGAAGACGCGGCGCTCGCTCACCGTGCTGCGCCGCTGCCAGGAGGCCGACCGCGAGGAGCTCAACCACTGGATCCGGCGCCACAGTGACGCCGCCCAGGACAGCAAGAAGGGCCCCGCGCCCGCCGCCCGGCCCCTCGGCAGCTCCGCGGGCGCTGAGGGCTCTCAGCTAG ATGTCCAGCGGGAGTCCGTGCCTCGGACCCTGTCCAGCTACGTGCCCGAGGAGATCTGGAGAAAGGCTG AGGAAGCAGTGAACGAGGTGAAGCGGCAGGCGATGTCGGAGCTGCAGAAAGCCGTGCTGGACGCCGAGCGCAAGGCCCACGAGCTCATCAGCATGGAGCGAGCCAAGATGGAGCGGGCCCTGGCCGAGGCGCGGCGGCAGGCCTCCGAGGACGCCCTCACCGTGGTCAACCAGCAGGAGGACTCCAGCGAG AGCTGCTGGAACTGCGGGCGCAAGGCCAGCGAGACGTGCAGCGGCTGCAACGCGGCCCGCTACTGCGGCTCCTTCTGCCAGCACAAGGACTGGGAGAAGCATCATCACGTGTGCGGCCAGAGCCTGCAGGGCCCCTCGGCCGCAGCGGCCGAGCCAGTGCCCGGACAGCCCGACGCCACCCCAGGCCTgggcccctgcctgcccccgGCCGCCGCCAGCCCCAGCGAGGCGGGCTCCACGGGGCCCTCCCGCCCCGGCTCCCCCGGCCCGCCCGGCCCGCTGGACGCCGCGCCCCGCTGA
- the CBFA2T3 gene encoding protein CBFA2T3 isoform X2: MRVCQAACGRGVPGCGGPDCAAQSKAEGLLSPGHAWITSVLPPCRGPSLCVCKGGPWGPAALPRLQPASPRAVMNGSSPSPTAVSGTPSTPSGFSNGPATSCTAALSTQQLPPACGARQLSKLKRFLATLQQFGSDISPEIGERVRTLVLGLVNSTLTIEEFHSKLQEATNFPLRPFVIPFLKANLPLLQRELLHCARLAKQTPAQYLAQHEQLLLDASASSPTDSSELLPEVNENGKRRTPDRTKENGSDRDPLHPDHLSKRPCTLSPAQRCSPSNGLPQPTPPPHYRLEDMAVAHHFRDSYRHLDPRELRERHRQLAVHGSRPEEVIDHRLTEREWSEEWKHLNNLLTCIMDMAEKTRRSLTVLRRCQEADREELNHWIRRHSDAAQDSKKGPAPAARPLGSSAGAEGSQLDVQRESVPRTLSSYVPEEIWRKAEEAVNEVKRQAMSELQKAVLDAERKAHELISMERAKMERALAEARRQASEDALTVVNQQEDSSEATLTRLCLTQPLKAGSNATSSRKSALTPCAPPVLCTLRPG, encoded by the exons ATGCGTGTCTGCCAGGCAGCGTGCGGCCGTGGTGTCCCCGGGTGTGGAGGGCCTGACTGCGCGGCCCAGAGCAAAGCCGAGGGGCTGCTGAGCCCGGGCCACGCCTGGATCACGTCTGTGCTCCCACCCTGCCGGGGCCCCAGTTTGTGCGTCTGTAAAGGGGGTCCGTGGGGCCCGGCCGCCCTGCCGCGTCTTCAGCCCGCCTCTCCCCGCGCAGTGATGAACGGCAGCAGCCCCTCGCCCACGGCCGTCAGCGGCACCCCATCCACGCCCAGCGGCTTCAGCAATGGCCCAGCCACCTCGTGCACCGCCGCGCTGTCCACGCAGCAGCTGCCCCCGGCCTGCGGGGCGCGGCAGCTCAGCAAACTCAAGCGCTTCCTGGCCACCCTGCAGCAGTTCGGCAGTGACATCTCCCCGGAGATCGGGGAGCGCGTGCGCACGCTGGTGCTGGGGCTCGTG aaCTCCACGCTGACCATCGAGGAGTTCCATTCCAAGCTCCAGGAGGCCACCAACTTCCCGCTGCGGCCATTCGTCATCCCCTTCCTGAAG GCTAACCTGCCCCTGCTGCAGCGGGAGCTCCTGCACTGCGCCCGCCTGGCAAAGCAGACCCCCGCCCAGTACCTGGCCCAGCACGAGCAGCTCCTGCTGGATGCCAGCGCCTCTTCCCCCACCGACTCCTCGGAGCTCCTACCGGAGGTCAACGAGAACGGCAAGAGGAGGACACCTGACAG GACCAAAGAGAACGGGTCAGACCGCGACCCTCTGCACCCGGACCACCTCAGCAAACGGCCGTGCACCCTGAGCCCCGCCCAGCGCTGCAGCCCCAGCAACGGGCTGCCCCAGCCCACGCCGCCTCCGCACTACCGCCTGGAGGACATGGCCGTGGCCCACCACTTCCGGGACTCCTACCGCCACCTCGACCCCCGGGAGCTGCGGGAGCGCCATCGGCAGCTGG CCGTGCACGGGTCCCGGCCTGAGGAAGTGATTGACCACAGGCTCACGGAGCGCGAGTGGTCAGAGGAGTGGAAGCACCTCAACAAC CTCCTGACCTGCATCATGGACATGGCCGAGAAGACGCGGCGCTCGCTCACCGTGCTGCGCCGCTGCCAGGAGGCCGACCGCGAGGAGCTCAACCACTGGATCCGGCGCCACAGTGACGCCGCCCAGGACAGCAAGAAGGGCCCCGCGCCCGCCGCCCGGCCCCTCGGCAGCTCCGCGGGCGCTGAGGGCTCTCAGCTAG ATGTCCAGCGGGAGTCCGTGCCTCGGACCCTGTCCAGCTACGTGCCCGAGGAGATCTGGAGAAAGGCTG AGGAAGCAGTGAACGAGGTGAAGCGGCAGGCGATGTCGGAGCTGCAGAAAGCCGTGCTGGACGCCGAGCGCAAGGCCCACGAGCTCATCAGCATGGAGCGAGCCAAGATGGAGCGGGCCCTGGCCGAGGCGCGGCGGCAGGCCTCCGAGGACGCCCTCACCGTGGTCAACCAGCAGGAGGACTCCAGCGAG